A single region of the Pseudalkalibacillus berkeleyi genome encodes:
- a CDS encoding GntR family transcriptional regulator — protein sequence MTDNFQSTQPIYSQLADRINQQILRGELVPGDKLPSVRELALQVNVNPNTVQRTYRELEAMKIVETRRGQGTFVTDDQEVLNEMRDRLKQERLSHFVKGMREMGYTHGEIEAGLQEYLREEKGDQHS from the coding sequence ATGACAGACAACTTTCAATCCACTCAACCGATCTACAGTCAGTTGGCTGATCGGATTAATCAACAAATTTTACGTGGGGAACTTGTACCTGGAGATAAACTTCCTTCAGTTAGAGAACTTGCCTTACAAGTCAACGTAAACCCCAATACCGTTCAACGGACTTACCGAGAACTGGAGGCGATGAAGATCGTGGAGACAAGACGAGGTCAAGGTACATTCGTAACAGACGATCAAGAAGTATTGAATGAAATGCGCGATCGGCTAAAACAAGAGAGGCTTTCTCATTTCGTAAAAGGAATGCGTGAAATGGGCTATACGCATGGTGAAATAGAAGCTGGTTTGCAGGAATATCTCCGTGAAGAGAAAGGGGATCAACATTCATGA
- a CDS encoding ABC transporter ATP-binding protein, with product MIKLNNVTKKYMTKAALKNVDLELDKGKIIGLVGENGSGKSTTLKLIAGLIQPTQGSVTVNGVEVNRRIANQVSYLSELDEYYGFYNVGQTIDFYASQFSDFNKEKAEDIRSYMKLDRNAKLKHLSKGNRGRLKIVLNLAREVPVILMDEPLSGLDPMVRDSIVKGLISFIDLENQIVLITTHEIREIETVLDEVVAIKSGDIIGHHNVEELRSEHGMGIVEWMNKIYA from the coding sequence ATGATCAAATTAAACAACGTAACAAAAAAATATATGACAAAAGCCGCTTTAAAAAATGTAGATTTAGAGCTGGATAAAGGAAAAATCATCGGTCTTGTCGGTGAGAATGGAAGCGGAAAATCTACTACTCTAAAATTGATTGCTGGACTCATCCAACCAACACAAGGCTCAGTTACAGTTAATGGTGTTGAAGTCAATCGACGAATCGCTAATCAAGTATCCTATCTATCTGAGCTTGACGAATACTACGGATTTTACAATGTTGGACAGACGATTGATTTCTATGCATCGCAATTCTCAGATTTCAATAAGGAGAAAGCAGAGGATATTCGATCGTATATGAAATTAGATCGAAATGCAAAATTAAAGCACTTGTCCAAAGGGAACCGTGGACGGTTGAAGATCGTATTGAACCTTGCCCGAGAAGTACCCGTGATTCTAATGGATGAACCTCTTTCTGGACTTGATCCTATGGTACGGGATTCTATCGTCAAAGGACTAATCTCCTTTATCGATTTGGAGAATCAAATCGTTCTAATCACGACCCATGAAATCAGAGAAATCGAAACGGTTCTTGATGAAGTCGTTGCGATAAAAAGTGGCGACATTATTGGACACCATAATGTTGAAGAACTCCGAAGTGAACATGGTATGGGGATTGTTGAATGGATGAATAAAATATACGCTTAG
- a CDS encoding Glu/Leu/Phe/Val family dehydrogenase translates to MTSQTGTIVQNSLDALLEDDTFLPDLQDETREQAFTSLAAILSTPNQIHKSFLRIALEDGKVVRIPAFRVQHNNALGPYKGGIRFHESVNEEEVTNLASLMTLKNALHEVPFGGGKGGVVLNPRDYSVKELHLICEKYVHYFSDVIGPDKDIPAPDVGTGDREMDWMMAEYKSIKPGKPYRGSFTGKSVVNGGSLGRRKATGKGVYFTLRYMIHDFLNEQKNWLSTLDNPFAKTALSYANRPLTLSVQGFGNVGSIAALEAFECKHLNNKIVAVSDRNVTLYNEKGLDIPALIDFTEKNDGDLPTDDGQLTAANVSADILDREDVLYLDVDVLILAALEDQIHADNVEKVQAKMIVEGANAPITGEADQYLSNLGTIIVPDILANAGGVIVSYFEWLQGRETQFYSEDEVNKLLLKKMKGTMETILPQYFGDPFPLRQNCYIHAVMKLSTILFRQGKLY, encoded by the coding sequence ATGACGAGCCAAACAGGTACAATTGTTCAGAATTCGCTAGATGCACTATTAGAAGATGACACTTTTCTACCTGACCTACAGGATGAAACACGTGAACAGGCATTTACATCATTAGCCGCTATTCTCTCTACGCCCAATCAAATACATAAATCCTTTTTGAGGATTGCGTTAGAAGATGGAAAGGTTGTACGAATTCCAGCCTTCAGGGTGCAACATAATAATGCGCTTGGACCATATAAAGGTGGGATTCGATTTCACGAATCAGTGAATGAGGAGGAAGTCACAAACCTTGCTTCTCTAATGACTCTGAAAAACGCACTTCATGAAGTTCCTTTTGGAGGAGGTAAAGGTGGTGTTGTACTGAACCCGAGGGACTACTCCGTAAAAGAGTTACATCTTATTTGTGAGAAATACGTCCATTACTTTAGTGATGTCATTGGTCCAGATAAGGACATTCCAGCTCCAGATGTGGGTACGGGGGATCGAGAAATGGACTGGATGATGGCAGAATATAAGAGCATTAAACCAGGCAAGCCTTATCGAGGCAGTTTTACAGGGAAAAGCGTTGTAAATGGGGGCTCTCTTGGTCGAAGAAAAGCGACTGGTAAAGGTGTTTATTTCACATTGCGCTATATGATTCATGATTTCTTAAATGAACAGAAGAATTGGCTATCGACCCTTGATAACCCATTTGCAAAGACTGCGCTTAGTTATGCAAATCGTCCGTTGACACTCTCTGTCCAAGGTTTCGGGAATGTCGGTTCTATTGCTGCCCTTGAAGCGTTTGAATGTAAGCATTTAAATAATAAAATAGTAGCAGTTAGTGATCGGAATGTTACACTTTACAACGAAAAAGGGCTAGACATCCCAGCGTTAATTGATTTTACAGAAAAAAATGATGGTGATCTCCCTACAGATGACGGCCAATTAACTGCTGCTAATGTATCTGCAGATATTCTTGATCGCGAAGATGTACTTTACCTTGATGTAGATGTATTGATATTAGCTGCGCTTGAGGATCAAATCCATGCTGATAATGTTGAAAAGGTTCAAGCGAAAATGATCGTAGAAGGTGCAAATGCGCCTATTACCGGAGAGGCAGATCAGTACCTAAGTAATCTAGGAACCATTATCGTTCCTGATATCCTTGCAAACGCGGGTGGTGTAATCGTTTCCTATTTCGAATGGCTACAAGGTCGTGAAACCCAGTTCTATAGTGAGGACGAAGTAAACAAACTACTTTTGAAGAAAATGAAAGGTACGATGGAAACCATTCTTCCACAGTATTTCGGAGATCCATTTCCACTACGCCAAAATTGTTACATCCACGCTGTGATGAAGTTATCGACCATTCTATTTAGACAAGGAAAGCTTTACTAA
- the hutI gene encoding imidazolonepropionase, which produces MKADLILKNIGQLLTMDGSEGVRKGEAMKEVGLIEDAVVVVKDEKIIFAGEANEAPTVDASEVIDCNGKLVTPGLVDPHTHLVFGGSREHELALKQQGVPYLEILKQGGGILSTVQATREADEEALYEKASFHLERMLSYGITTMEAKSGYGLDADTELKQLRVIKRLNETKEADIVSTYLGAHAIPNEYKGRSKEFLDEMLNLMETVKEQNLAKFVDIFCETGVFTVEESREYLTKAREMGFDVKIHADEIDPLGGTEMACEVGAVSADHLVGASEEGIRKLGETDTIAVLLPGTTFYLNKNEFAKAREMIESNAAVALATDFNPGSSPTENLQLIMNLAALKLRMTPEEIWNGITVNAAYAIGCGDQAGKVVEGRKADLVIWDAPNYLYVPYHYGVNHVRTVIKSGKTLFERGERVGKVSVS; this is translated from the coding sequence ATGAAAGCAGACTTAATTTTGAAAAATATAGGTCAATTATTAACGATGGATGGTTCAGAAGGCGTTCGAAAAGGCGAAGCGATGAAAGAAGTCGGCTTGATTGAAGATGCGGTTGTCGTTGTGAAAGATGAGAAGATCATTTTTGCTGGAGAAGCTAATGAAGCGCCGACAGTTGATGCTTCTGAGGTAATCGATTGTAACGGGAAACTCGTGACACCTGGCTTAGTTGATCCGCATACGCACCTTGTTTTCGGTGGTTCTCGTGAGCATGAGCTGGCACTTAAACAACAAGGTGTACCGTACCTTGAAATATTAAAACAAGGTGGTGGGATTCTGTCCACTGTTCAAGCGACACGTGAAGCAGATGAAGAAGCGCTATACGAAAAAGCATCCTTCCATCTTGAGCGGATGTTAAGCTACGGCATTACAACGATGGAAGCAAAGAGTGGATATGGTCTCGATGCAGATACAGAGCTTAAGCAATTGCGAGTCATCAAGCGATTGAATGAAACGAAGGAAGCGGACATTGTCTCCACATACCTAGGAGCACATGCGATTCCGAATGAATACAAAGGACGGTCAAAGGAATTTTTAGATGAAATGCTGAATTTGATGGAAACCGTTAAGGAGCAAAATTTAGCAAAATTCGTAGATATATTCTGTGAGACTGGCGTTTTTACAGTCGAAGAATCTCGTGAATACTTGACAAAAGCTCGTGAAATGGGCTTTGACGTAAAGATTCATGCGGATGAAATCGACCCACTAGGTGGCACGGAAATGGCATGCGAAGTAGGCGCTGTTTCTGCTGATCACCTTGTCGGAGCGTCAGAGGAAGGGATTCGCAAGCTTGGAGAAACGGACACGATTGCAGTCCTATTACCTGGAACGACATTTTATTTAAATAAAAACGAATTCGCTAAGGCGCGCGAGATGATTGAAAGTAATGCAGCAGTTGCACTTGCTACTGACTTTAATCCAGGAAGCTCACCGACTGAAAACCTACAGTTGATCATGAACTTAGCTGCGTTAAAATTACGCATGACGCCTGAAGAAATTTGGAATGGTATTACCGTGAATGCAGCATATGCGATTGGTTGTGGTGACCAAGCAGGAAAAGTGGTTGAAGGAAGAAAGGCTGACTTAGTTATTTGGGATGCGCCAAACTACTTGTACGTTCCATATCACTACGGTGTTAATCACGTGAGAACGGTCATCAAAAGCGGGAAAACCCTTTTTGAAAGGGGAGAGCGGGTTGGCAAAGTTTCCGTATCTTAA
- the hutG gene encoding formimidoylglutamase → MAKFPYLKSAGDAGFKDSYVVKAHEIVKPWDGESKVGGIGLMGAPLSKPSISLSGASQSPSVIRQMFSSLSTYAIEEEKDLENERITDFGDVEMHLTNIPESHNRIYETFTHVMKEQPEMVPVILGGDHSISYPSIKAFAENKERVGIIQFDAHHDLRNREDGGTGNGTPFRALIEEGVIRGDQLIQIGIRNFSNSRPYHEYGKEQGVTVFTMKDVREQGMTELLQKSITQLKSKVDVIYISLDMDVLDQAFAPGCPAIGPGGMTSDDLLEGIRMLAKEPMVQGMDIVEIDPTVDFRNMTTKLAAYVILTFMVNRG, encoded by the coding sequence TTGGCAAAGTTTCCGTATCTTAAGTCGGCTGGAGATGCCGGCTTTAAAGACAGCTATGTTGTAAAAGCACATGAAATTGTAAAACCTTGGGACGGGGAAAGTAAGGTAGGAGGCATCGGGTTGATGGGCGCTCCATTATCAAAGCCATCGATCAGTTTGTCAGGAGCGTCGCAATCACCTAGCGTCATTCGTCAGATGTTCTCTTCGCTTTCTACTTACGCGATTGAAGAGGAGAAGGATTTGGAGAATGAGCGGATTACAGATTTTGGCGATGTAGAAATGCACCTTACGAACATTCCAGAATCCCATAACCGAATCTATGAAACTTTTACGCATGTGATGAAAGAGCAACCTGAGATGGTACCCGTCATACTTGGGGGCGATCATTCAATTAGCTATCCGAGTATTAAGGCTTTTGCAGAAAACAAAGAAAGAGTTGGGATTATTCAGTTTGATGCACACCATGATCTTCGTAATCGTGAAGACGGTGGAACAGGTAATGGCACGCCATTTAGAGCATTAATTGAAGAGGGTGTGATTCGAGGAGATCAACTGATTCAAATCGGAATCCGCAATTTTTCAAATAGCCGTCCATATCATGAATATGGAAAAGAGCAAGGCGTTACGGTGTTCACGATGAAAGATGTGAGAGAGCAGGGAATGACTGAGCTTTTACAAAAGTCGATTACACAGTTGAAGTCGAAGGTCGACGTCATCTATATTTCTCTTGATATGGATGTGCTCGATCAAGCATTTGCGCCAGGGTGTCCTGCTATCGGACCTGGAGGCATGACGAGTGATGATTTGCTTGAAGGCATTCGTATGCTAGCAAAAGAGCCGATGGTACAAGGTATGGATATCGTAGAGATTGATCCAACGGTAGACTTCCGTAACATGACAACGAAACTAGCAGCTTACGTCATATTGACGTTTATGGTGAATAGAGGTTAA